The following proteins come from a genomic window of Carcharodon carcharias isolate sCarCar2 chromosome 10, sCarCar2.pri, whole genome shotgun sequence:
- the LOC121283622 gene encoding NADH dehydrogenase [ubiquinone] 1 alpha subcomplex subunit 1-like, which produces MWYEILPDLCIMAGCLTVPGLATIYLKWTNGGKEKRIARLPYHWTLLDRDRRVSGCKTYYKSRGLENID; this is translated from the coding sequence ATGTGGTATGAGATCTTGCCGGATCTCTGCATTATGGCTGGCTGCCTGACGGTGCCCGGACTCGCTACCATCTACCTCAAGTGGACGAACGGCGGCAAGGAAAAGCGGATTGCTCGTTTACCATATCATTGGACCCTGCTGGATCGAGACAGAAGAGTGTCTGGTTGCAAAACCTATTACAAATCAAGGGGATTAGAAAACATCGACTGA